A single region of the Massilia sp. erpn genome encodes:
- the gatC gene encoding Asp-tRNA(Asn)/Glu-tRNA(Gln) amidotransferase subunit GatC, producing the protein MSLTPSDVKRIAHLAQLEMGDEQSAIMLEKLNGIFALAEQMQAVNTDGVAPLSHPLAAHMDNIALRLREDAPTEPNRREAYQQVAPKTEDGLYLVPKVIE; encoded by the coding sequence ATGTCCCTGACACCATCCGACGTAAAACGCATCGCCCATCTGGCCCAATTGGAAATGGGCGACGAGCAGTCCGCCATCATGCTGGAAAAGCTGAACGGCATCTTTGCGCTGGCCGAACAGATGCAGGCGGTGAATACCGACGGCGTCGCGCCGCTGAGCCATCCGCTGGCCGCCCACATGGACAATATCGCCCTGCGCCTGCGCGAGGACGCGCCGACCGAGCCGAATCGCCGCGAGGCTTACCAGCAGGTCGCGCCGAAGACCGAAGACGGCCTGTATCTGGTGCCGAAAGTGATCGAATAA
- the gatB gene encoding Asp-tRNA(Asn)/Glu-tRNA(Gln) amidotransferase subunit GatB, giving the protein MEWEVVIGLENHVQLTTGSKIFSGSPTTFGAEPNTQASPVDLALPGVLPVMNKAAVERAIRFGLAVGAKVAPRSIFARKNYFYPDLPKGYQISQFEDPVVQGGQLTFGYEKDGEFVTKTVNLTRAHLEEDAGKSLHEDYHGMSGIDLNRAGTPLLEIVSEPEIRSAAEAVAYAKALHGLVVWLGVCDGNMQEGSFRCDVNVSVRPKGQKEFGTRCEIKNLNSFRFIEEAVHVEVRRQIELIEDGGKVVQATRLYDPDKKETRAMRSKEDAQDYRYFPDPDLPPLTISQEWIEQVKADMPELPASMRARFIEQYKLSEYDALILTSSKAMAGYYEAVVAQAGMDNAKVAANWLMGDVSSTLNRADVGIEEAPVTPAQLGNMLKRIADGTISNKIAKEVFGAMWEAPSADDNLVDAIIEAKGLKQISDVGALEAIVNEVIANNEKSVEQYRAGKEAAINALIGQAMKASKGKANPGQLTELLKQKLAG; this is encoded by the coding sequence ATGGAATGGGAAGTCGTTATCGGTCTTGAGAACCACGTGCAGCTCACGACCGGCTCCAAAATTTTCAGCGGTTCGCCAACCACTTTCGGCGCCGAACCCAATACCCAGGCCAGTCCGGTGGACCTGGCCCTGCCCGGCGTGCTGCCGGTGATGAACAAGGCGGCCGTGGAACGCGCCATCCGCTTCGGCCTGGCCGTGGGCGCCAAGGTCGCGCCGCGCTCCATCTTCGCACGCAAGAACTACTTCTACCCCGACCTGCCGAAGGGCTACCAGATCAGCCAGTTCGAAGACCCGGTGGTGCAAGGCGGCCAGCTGACCTTCGGCTACGAGAAGGATGGCGAATTCGTCACCAAGACCGTGAACCTGACGCGCGCCCACCTGGAAGAAGACGCCGGCAAGTCGCTGCACGAGGACTACCACGGCATGTCGGGCATCGACTTGAACCGCGCCGGCACGCCGCTGCTGGAAATCGTGTCCGAGCCTGAAATCCGCAGCGCCGCCGAAGCCGTGGCCTACGCCAAAGCCCTGCACGGCCTGGTGGTCTGGCTCGGCGTCTGCGACGGCAATATGCAGGAAGGCTCCTTCCGCTGCGACGTCAACGTGTCCGTGCGTCCGAAAGGCCAGAAGGAATTCGGCACCCGCTGCGAGATCAAGAACCTGAACTCCTTCCGCTTCATCGAAGAAGCCGTGCACGTCGAAGTGCGCCGCCAGATCGAACTGATCGAAGACGGCGGCAAGGTGGTGCAGGCAACCCGCCTGTACGATCCGGACAAGAAGGAAACCCGCGCCATGCGCAGCAAGGAAGACGCGCAGGACTACCGCTACTTCCCGGACCCGGACCTGCCGCCGCTGACCATCTCGCAAGAGTGGATCGAGCAGGTGAAGGCCGACATGCCCGAGCTGCCGGCATCCATGCGCGCCCGCTTCATCGAGCAGTACAAGCTGTCCGAGTACGATGCGCTGATCCTGACCTCGTCCAAGGCCATGGCCGGCTACTATGAAGCCGTGGTGGCGCAAGCCGGCATGGACAACGCCAAGGTCGCGGCCAACTGGCTGATGGGCGACGTCTCCTCGACGCTGAACCGCGCCGACGTCGGCATCGAAGAAGCGCCGGTGACGCCGGCGCAGCTGGGCAATATGCTCAAGCGCATCGCCGACGGCACCATCTCCAACAAGATCGCCAAGGAAGTCTTCGGCGCCATGTGGGAAGCCCCATCTGCCGACGACAACCTCGTCGATGCCATCATCGAAGCCAAGGGTCTGAAGCAGATTTCCGACGTCGGCGCGCTGGAAGCCATCGTCAACGAAGTCATCGCCAACAACGAGAAGTCCGTTGAGCAGTACCGCGCCGGCAAGGAAGCGGCCATCAACGCCCTGATCGGCCAAGCCATGAAAGCCTCGAAAGGCAAGGCCAACCCCGGCCAGCTGACCGAGCTGCTGAAGCAAAAACTGGCGGGCTGA
- a CDS encoding alpha/beta fold hydrolase has translation MRFSEDRIAQFKGRGGVERKVHVWEPAQPHAVILALHGGMAHAGDYVTPARYFRQYGFATVSFDMCGHENARRVDIPDFDIFLDEAELFLHWVRLHYHGLPVFIMGHSMGALIATKLGLERLQRDDTVKGFILSSPYYVNAIKVPGILVALSGLIAAVMPTMKVPLESLTDKLTHDKTITERHYADERDNIRATEITARFGYALQQAQKGLVEQMPTWRFPVYAVVAGDDKLANADASEAMLKTIDGKLLDYHRHPANYHENFNETNRDAIFADILRWMGERLAIAA, from the coding sequence ATGAGATTTTCGGAAGACCGGATCGCGCAGTTCAAGGGACGGGGCGGCGTGGAGCGCAAGGTGCATGTGTGGGAACCGGCGCAGCCGCACGCGGTGATCCTGGCCCTGCACGGCGGCATGGCCCACGCGGGCGACTACGTGACCCCGGCGCGCTACTTCCGCCAGTACGGCTTTGCCACCGTCAGCTTCGATATGTGCGGCCACGAAAATGCGCGCCGCGTCGACATTCCCGATTTCGACATCTTCCTCGACGAGGCGGAACTCTTCCTGCACTGGGTGCGCTTGCACTACCACGGCCTGCCGGTCTTCATCATGGGTCATTCGATGGGCGCGCTGATTGCCACCAAACTGGGACTAGAGCGCCTGCAGCGCGACGACACGGTGAAAGGCTTCATCCTGTCCTCGCCTTACTACGTGAATGCGATCAAGGTGCCGGGCATCCTGGTCGCCTTGTCCGGCCTGATCGCGGCCGTGATGCCGACCATGAAAGTACCGCTGGAATCGCTGACCGACAAGCTGACCCACGACAAGACCATCACCGAGCGCCACTATGCCGATGAGCGCGACAATATCCGTGCCACCGAAATCACGGCGCGTTTCGGCTACGCCTTGCAGCAGGCGCAAAAAGGCTTGGTGGAGCAGATGCCGACCTGGCGCTTCCCGGTCTACGCCGTGGTGGCCGGCGACGACAAGCTGGCCAATGCCGACGCCAGCGAAGCCATGCTGAAGACCATCGACGGCAAGCTGCTCGACTACCACCGCCATCCCGCCAACTACCACGAGAACTTCAACGAAACCAACCGCGACGCCATCTTCGCCGACATACTGCGCTGGATGGGCGAGCGCCTCGCCATCGCGGCTTGA
- the gatA gene encoding Asp-tRNA(Asn)/Glu-tRNA(Gln) amidotransferase subunit GatA, protein MHTKTIKELSTLLQNKAISATALATHFLDRIEASDLNAFLHVDRALTLAQAAEADQRLAAGNAGPLTGVPIAHKDIFVTKDWRSTAGSKMLANYVSPFNATVVEKFNAAGMVTLGKLNCDEFAMGSGNENSAFGPVLNPWDKKAVPGGSSGGSAAAVAARLAPGVTGTDTGGSIRQPAAFCGITGIKPTYGRVSRFGMIAFASSLDQGGPMAQTAEDCALLLSAMAGFDERDSTSLSPEQGGVHEDFSRDLDQPLTGLRIGVPREYFGEGLAADVEKAVRAALQKYVELGATLVDISLPNTKLSIPAYYMIAPAEASSNLSRFDGVRFGHRAAEYKDLQDMYKKTRAEGFGPEVQRRIMVGTYVLCHGYYDAYYLKAQKIRRLIAQDFEAVLNGPNAVCDVIMGPVAPSVAWDIGDKADDPVANYLADIFTLSTSLAGLPGMSIPCGFGEGEKNGNRPVGLQIIGNYFSEAKLLNVAHQYQLATDWHKRAPQGI, encoded by the coding sequence ATGCATACCAAAACGATTAAAGAGCTGTCCACGCTCCTGCAAAACAAAGCGATCAGCGCCACCGCGCTGGCCACGCACTTCCTCGACCGCATCGAGGCGAGCGACCTGAATGCCTTCCTGCACGTGGACCGCGCCCTGACCCTGGCCCAGGCGGCCGAAGCCGACCAGCGCCTGGCCGCCGGCAATGCCGGCCCGCTGACCGGCGTGCCCATCGCCCACAAGGACATCTTCGTCACCAAGGACTGGCGCTCCACCGCCGGCTCGAAGATGCTGGCCAACTATGTCAGCCCCTTCAACGCCACCGTGGTCGAGAAATTCAATGCAGCCGGCATGGTCACGCTGGGCAAGCTCAATTGCGACGAATTCGCCATGGGTTCGGGCAATGAGAACTCGGCTTTCGGCCCGGTACTGAACCCCTGGGACAAAAAAGCCGTGCCGGGTGGCTCCTCGGGCGGTTCCGCCGCCGCCGTCGCCGCGCGCCTGGCGCCCGGCGTGACCGGCACCGACACCGGCGGTTCGATCCGCCAGCCGGCAGCCTTCTGCGGCATCACCGGCATCAAGCCGACCTACGGCCGCGTGTCGCGCTTCGGCATGATCGCCTTCGCCTCCTCGCTCGACCAGGGTGGCCCGATGGCGCAGACGGCGGAAGACTGCGCCCTGCTGCTGTCGGCCATGGCCGGCTTCGACGAGCGCGATTCCACCAGCCTGTCGCCGGAACAGGGTGGCGTGCATGAAGACTTCAGCCGCGACCTGGACCAGCCCCTGACCGGCCTGCGCATCGGCGTGCCGCGCGAATACTTCGGCGAAGGCCTGGCGGCCGACGTGGAAAAGGCCGTGCGCGCCGCGCTGCAGAAATACGTGGAACTGGGCGCCACCCTGGTCGACATCTCGCTGCCGAACACCAAGCTGTCGATTCCGGCCTACTACATGATCGCCCCGGCGGAAGCCTCGTCCAACCTGTCCCGTTTCGACGGCGTGCGCTTCGGCCACCGCGCCGCCGAGTACAAGGATCTGCAGGACATGTACAAGAAAACCCGCGCCGAAGGCTTCGGCCCCGAGGTGCAGCGCCGCATCATGGTCGGCACCTATGTGCTGTGCCACGGCTACTACGACGCCTACTACCTGAAGGCGCAGAAGATCCGCCGCCTGATCGCCCAGGACTTCGAAGCGGTGCTGAACGGCCCGAACGCCGTCTGCGACGTGATCATGGGTCCGGTGGCGCCGAGCGTGGCCTGGGACATCGGCGACAAGGCCGACGATCCGGTGGCCAACTACCTGGCCGACATCTTCACCCTGTCCACCAGCCTGGCGGGCCTGCCCGGCATGTCGATCCCTTGCGGCTTCGGCGAAGGCGAGAAGAACGGCAATCGTCCGGTCGGCCTGCAAATCATCGGCAACTACTTCAGCGAAGCGAAGCTGCTGAATGTCGCCCACCAGTACCAGCTGGCGACCGACTGGCATAAGCGCGCGCCCCAGGGCATCTAA